In Microbacterium sp. No. 7, the genomic window CCCGCATTTCCGCGGCTACACGCGCGTCGGCGGCGAGCGCACGCAGGGCAAGGTCGACTGGCGCGAGCAGATCGACATCGGCCCCGAGCGCGAGGCGGTGACCGACCCCGGCGCGCCCGACTTCGCGCGCCTCATCGGGCCGAACCTGTGGCCCGCGGCGCAGCCCGGGCTGCGCGCGGTCGTCGAGGAGTGGCAGGACCATCTGAAGGGCGTCGCGCGCACGCTGCTGCGCGCGTGGGCGCTGTCGCTCGGCGCGCCCGAGTCGTACTTCGACGACCACTTCGGCGAACCTTCAACTCTCCTGAAGATCGTGCGCTACCCCGGCAAGGAGGAGCCCTCCCAGGGCGTGGGCGCGCACAAGGACTCGGGCGTGCTCACGCTGCTCTGGGTCGAGCCCGGCAAGGGCGGCCTGCAGGTCGAGCGCGACGGCGCGTGGGTCGACGCTCCCCCGGTGCCCGGCGCGTTCGTCGTCAACATCGGCGAGATGCTCGAGTACGCGACCGGCGGATACCTCATCGCGACGAACCACCGCGTGATCTCGCCGCGGTTCCCCGACGAGCGCATCTCTGTGCCCTTCTTCTTCAACCCGGCGCTCGACGCCCGGCTGCCGCTCATCGAGCTGCCCGCCGAGCTGGCCGCCCAGGCCCGCGGCGTCACGCAGGACCCGTCGAACCCGATCCACGGCCTCTACGGCGAGAACGCCCTCAAGTCGCGCCTGCGCGCCCACCCCGACGTCGCCGAGCGCTGGCACGCCGACCTCCTCGCCGCCCGCGTATAGCCCCCGGCATCCGGGAGGGTCTCGATACGCTGCCGCTCCGCGACAGCCGCCCCACCAGCGGGACACAGCGCCGATGTCGGCCCCACCCCCGCTGGTTGACGCCCCGCTGGTTGAGCAGCCGGCGCCGCCCCCGCTGGTTGACGCCCCCGCTGGTTGAGTAGCCGGCGAAGCCGGCGTATCGAAACCCATATCGCGGACCGCTGCCCACACCAGTCGCGACAACAGCAGAGGGCCGCCCACACCGTGGGCGGCCCTCTCAAGAATGTTTTGAGCGATTGAACGCTGGTCGCGCTTAGCGGCGCAGTCCGAGACGCTCGATCAGCGAGCGGTAGCGCTCGATGTCGATGTCCTGGAGGTAGCCGAGCAGACGGCGGCGCTGACCGACGAGCAGGAACAGCCCACGACGCGAGTGGTGGTCGTGCTTGTGCTCCTTGAGGTGCTCGGTCAGGTCCTTGATGCGCTGCGTCAGCATCGCAACCTGCACCTCGGGGGATCCGGTGTCACCGGGGTGCGTCGCGTACTCTTCGATGATCGCCTTCTTGACCTCAGACTCCAGTGCCATAGGTGATCCCCTCTCTGCTTGTTGCGCGGTGCCCGTCACCCGATGTGCGAGCTCTCTTTGTCCGCGGCCGATCCAACGGCAACCTGTACAGCCTACCAGCCGATAGCCTCGACGGGTGCAGTTCTCCGTTCGCGTCAAGCCAGGCAGCCGCAAGGGTCCGCTCGTGGAAGAGGATGCCGACGGGCTCGTCGTCCACGTCCGTGAGCGCGCCGTCGACGGCGCCGCCAACGACGGCGTCGTGAAGGCGCTCGCCGCGCACTTCGGCGTCGCGCCGCGCGACGTCGCCATCCTGCGCGGCCACGCCTCGCGGCACAAGCGCATCGAGGTCGCCGAGTGAGCGAGTCCCCGCGCGAGCGTCGCGCCCCTCGCCTGCGCCTGCGCCGCGACCACCTGATCGACCTGCGCCCGTTCCGCGTGAGCCCCGCGTTCACGCGGCTGTGGATCGGCTCGACGCTCGCGGGCCTCGGCGGCCAGCTCACGCTCGTCGCCGTCATGCTGCACGTCTTCGACCTCACCGGCGACACGTTCGCCGTCTCGATGATCGCCGTCGCCGGTCTCGTGCCGATGATCATCGCCGGCCTGTACGGCGGCATGCTCGCCGACGCGTTCGACCGCCGCGTGGTCGCGCTCATCGCGGCATCCATCACGTTCGCGTCGACGCTGCTGCTCGCGGTCCTGGCCTGGACGGGCGGCGAGACGGTGTGGTGGCTCTACGCGTTGAGCGTCGTGAACTCGGCGGCGAACTCGATCGTGGGCGCGACGAAGTCGGCGATCACGCCGCGCCTCATCCCCCGCGACCTGCTGCCCGCCGCGGCGGCGCTGCAGGGCATCACGGTGGGCATCATGGTGATGGCGGGCCCGGCGCTCGCGGGCGTGCTCGTCGCCTACACGGGCTACGCGTGGACGTACACGATCGACGTGGTGCTCATGCTCTCGCTCTTCCTCGGCCTGTGGACGCTGCCGACCATCCGTCCCGAGGGCGAGATCGTGCGGCCCGGGCTCGAGTCGCTGCGCGACGGCATCGCCTTCCTGCGCCGCGCGCCGAACATCCGCATGCAGTACGTGCTCGACATCATCGCGATGACCTTCGGGCACCCGATCGCCCTCTTCCCCGCGATCGGCGCCGTGCTGCTCGGCGGCGGCGCGATCACGGTGGGCGTGCTGACGGCATCCATCGCGGCCGGCGCGTTCCTGTCGAGCCTGTTTTCGGGGCCGATCGGCCGCGTGCGGCGGCATGGCGTCGGCATCGAGCGCGCGATCCAGGCGTTCGGCGTCGCGACCGCGCTGTTCGGCCTGGTGCTCGTGGCCGCGCAGCTCGGCTGGTTCTCGCCCGAGGTCGTCGACGAGCATCATCCCGACCTGGTGCTCATCGCGGTGGCCGCGGTGTTCCTCGCCGCGACCGGCGCGGCCGACAACGTGAGCGCCATCTACCGCTCGACCATGATGCAGGCGGCGGTGCCCGACACGATGCGCGGGCGCCTGCAGGGCGTCTTCATGGTCGTCGTCGCGGGCGGCCCGCGCGTCGGGGCGCTCTACGCGGGCGCGCTCGCGACCGTGACGACGCTGTGGTTCCCGCCGCTGCTCGGCGGGTTCGTCATCGTGGGCCTGGTCGGGGTGCTCGTGCGCCTGAACCCGCGCTTCCGCGCGTACGACGCCGAGCACCCCGAGCCCTAGACCGGCGGCCCGGGTCGGTGCGTCTCAGGCCTGCAGCGCGCCCTGCAGGTCGAGCGTGATCGTGACGTCCTTGCCGACGAGCACGCCGCCGGCCTCCAGCGCGGCGTTCCAGGTGAGGCCGAAGTCCTCGCGGTTGACCACGGCCGTCGCGGTCGCGCCCGCCTTGAGGTTGCCCCACGGGTCGGTGCCGAAGCCGCCGAACTCCACGGTGAACGTCACCGGCTTGGTGATGCCGCGGATCGTCAGGTCGCCGTCGACGAGGAAGTCGCCGCCCTCGTGACGCACGCCCGTCGACGCGAAGTCGAGCGTGGGGTGGTTCTCGGCGTCGAAGAAGTCGGCGGAGCGCAGGTGCTCGTCGCGTCCGGCATCCTTCGTGTCGACCGAGGCGACGTCGACGGATGCCGTGACCTTCGCCTCGAGCGGGTTCTCGGGCGCCTCGATCGTCGCGCTCTTGACGGCGAAGACGCCGCGCACCTTCGAGATCATCATGTGGCGCACGCTGAAGCCGACCTCGCTGTGCGCGGGGTCGAGCACCCAGGTGCCGGGTCGGTAGCCGGGGATGGTGAGGGTCTCGGTCATGGATCTGCCTTTCGTGTCGGGGTCCGTTGAGGACAACGACGCCCGCCGCAATCTATTCCTGTGAATATAAAGGTCGCGCCCGAAAAAGGGGCGGATGCCGTCAGGCACCCGCCCCCGGAAGGGGTGTGCGGCTGTCAGCCGACCTTGACGAGGTCGATCACGAAGATGAGGGTCTTGCCGCCGAGGAAGTGGCCGCCGGCCGGGCCGTAGGCGAGGTGCGGAGGGATGACGAGCTCGCGGCGACCGCCCTCCTTCATGCCCGGGATGCCGTCCTGCCAGCCCTGGATGAGGCCGCGCAGCGGGAACTGGATGGTCTCGCCGCGACCCCACGACGAGTCGAACTCCTCGCCGGAGTCGTGCTCGACGCCGACGTAGTGGACCGTGACGGTGTCGCCGGGCGCGGCCTCGGCGCCGGTGCCTTCGACGATGTCGCGGATGACGAGCTCGGTGGGTGCGGGCCCCGTGGGGGCGTCGATCTCGGGCTTGGTGCGGTTGTCGCTCATACCGTCCATCCAAGCATGCGCGCCGGCGCCGGGAAAACGCCGGGGAAATGGTTCAGCGCCCGGTGCTGCGGCGATGCCTGCGAGTCTCCCGGGCGCTGAACTGGTCTGTCCACATTCTTCCCGGCATCCCCCGCCGAGTCAATACCCCCGCGCCGGATCAACCCCCGATCGCCGCAAGCGGCGTATTGACTGGGCGGGCGGAGGTTGACTCGGCGGGGTCAGGACGGGGCGAAGAGGGCCGCGCGGGCGGCGACGGTGCGGGTGAGGTGCTCGCGCTCCTCGAGGAGCGCGCGAGGGTCGCGGCCCGTGGCGGCGCGCTGGCGCGTCGCGGCGAGCGCCGTCGCCTCGCGGATGAACAGCTTCATACGGCCCGAGCGGTCGCCGGGCAGGGTGCGTGCCCAGGCGATCGCGCGGCGGCGGCCGGCGGGCGTCGCGAGCAGGTTCACCTCGGCGGTCGTGAACCAGCCCGCCTGCGCGTACTCGCCCAGCCGGTGCCGCGTGAGCCGCGCCTCCTCACGGCGCAGCAGGATGATGCCGAAGATGAACAGGGCGAACAGCGGCATCTGCAGCGTGATGTACAGGGCGAAGAAGTCGCCGAACATCGCCGAGCCGTTCCACAGCGCGTGCAGCACGATCGCGCCCGCGAGGCCCACGAACCACGGGCCGATCGCCTGGCCCGGCGTCGCCCCCGACCGCACGGCGCGGCCGACCATGTACCCCGTCACGGCCGTGAACATGACGTGCGCGAACGGAGAGAGCAGCCCGCGCACGAAGAACGTCGCCGTCGCGCCGACGACCCCGCCCTCGATGAGCGTCGAGCCGAAGTAGAGGATGTTCTCGGTGAACGCGAACCCGGCGCCCACGAGCGCCCCGTAGACGACGCCGTCGACGGGGCCGTCGAACGAGCGGCGCGCGAAGACGAGGATGAGCAGCACGCCGAGCCCCTTGGCGATCTCCTCGACGACCGGCGCCTGCACGACCGTCGAGAACGCCTCGCGCGCGAACGCGCCGCTCGGGGGCAGCACGATCATCAGCGCGAGGTCGACCAGCAGCGACAGCGCGACGGCCGCGATCGCTCCCCAGGCGACGGCGAAGACGACGAGGCCCATCGGCTCGGGCTCCCAGCGGTCGACGATGTGCACGGCCACGAGCACGCCCGCCAGCGGAAGGAGGGCGAGCACCATGCCGACGCCCGACGCGATCGGCCCGAGGAAGGTGAGGAAGTAGCCGATGAGCAGCACGGCGACGACGATCAGCACGGCGAACAGCCAGATGGGGGCCGAGCGGCCGCGGCGCGGGGCGGCGGGCGCGGCCGCGACGCCGGGAGGCGGAGCCACGGGCGCGGTCGTGATGGGCGCCGTCGCGGCCGGTGCCGGCTGGGCGAGGGGGGAGGCGTATTCCATAGGGGTCCAGCCTAGAGCGCGGCGTTCCGCGACGCCGAGGAACGTGTTCAATATAGTCTGCGGCGGGCCTACTAGCCTGGAGGAATGCGCTTTGCCCACGTGACGCTGCCCGGCCACGATCGACCGCAGCTGGTCGTCGTCGACGGCGAGGACGCCATCGCGGTCGGCCCGCTCTTCCGAGACGCGCCCACCTCGCTGCAGCAGCTCGTCGAGGGCGGCGACGCGGCGCTCGCCGCCGTGCGGGATGCCGTGGGCACGGCGTCCGTGCGCGTCGCGCTCGCGGAGTGCGTCTTCGCGCCCGCCGTCGCCGCTCCCCCGATCGTCCTCGCGATCGGCCTCAACTACGCGGCGCACTCGAGCGAGCTGGGCCTGAAGGCCGACAAGGCACCGACCGTGTTCGTGCTGTGGCCGAACTCGCTCGCGGCGCACGAGGCGACGACGCGGTGGCCGCGTGCGCTCAGCGACGCGGTGGACTACGAGGCCGAGCTCGGCGTGATCATCGGCGCGCCCGCGCGCGACGTCTCCCCCGAGGACGCCCTCGACCACGTGTGGGGCTACACGGTCGTCAACGACATCACGGCGCGCGACATCCAGTTCGCGGAGGCGCAGTGGTCGCGCTGCAAGTCGTTCGACGGCTTCACCCCGACGGGCCCGTTCGTCGTGACCGCCGACGAGATCCCCGACCCGCAGGACCTGCACATCTGGGCGGTCGTCGACGGGCAGACGGTGCAGGACGCCACGACGGGGCAGATGATCCGCTCCGTCGCGACGCTCGTCTCGCACCTGTCGCAGTCGGCGACACTGCTGCCGGGCACGCTCATCTCGACCGGAAGCCCCGGTGGCGCGGGATACTCCCGCGACCCGCAGATCTTCCTGCGCGACCGCTCGACCGTGACCGTCGGCATCGACGGCATCGGCGAGCTCACGACGCACTGCCGCATCATCGACTGAGCCCGGCGGAATCGACGATGCCGGCCCCGAGGGGCCGGCATCGTCGATTCTGCCGTGCGCGTCGGGCGCTCAGTAGCCCGAGTCGTACTCGTCGCAGGGGACCTGCTGGCCCCACATCTCGACGAATCCCGAGCCGCCGGGACCGCAGTTGGTGACGATCTGATTCGCCAGGCCCATGAACTGCGTGAGCACGACGATGCCGATGATGATGCCGATCACCATGAGGACGATGCTGATGATGATCGCCGCGACGGCGAAGCCGTTCTTCTGACCGGCCTTCCGGCTCTGCACGAGCGCGACGATGCCGAGGATGACGGCGATCAGCTGGAGGAAGAACGACAGGATGAACGCCACGATGCCGAGCGTCTTGCCGGGGTTCGCGGGGCCCGCGGGATAGGCGCCCTGCCCGTACGGGTCGGCGGCCGGCGGCGCGACGGGGTACTGCGGCGCCGAGCCGTAGGCCGGGGGCGGCGGCGTCGCGCCCTCGTAGGGCGGCGGCGTGGGGTTCGCGTTCTGGGGGTCGCTCATGAGTTCTCCCGTGAGGGTCCGGCCGCGGCGGCGGCGATGATCTGCGATCAGTCTCCCACGACACCCCCGGGCGCATCGAGACCGGCCGCGCGCGTCGCCGACGCGCCAGGGGCGCGTCAGCGCTTGCGCGAGAACGCCTCCAGCCGCTGCTCGGGCGTGAGCGCCGCCATCCGCCGGGTCCACTCGGGCGTGAAGGTCGTCGCGGTCTCGGCCTCGACGACCGGCACCACGGCGTGCGTGACGACGTCGTCGTAGACGTGCACCAGGTGGAAGGACTGTCCGGCATCCATCCCGCCCACCTCGTCGGCGGGGCGCTGCAGGTTCATCGTGTAGCAGGTCGCGGCCGCGACGCTCACGGGCACCCCCGCGAACGTGCCGCTCGTGGAGTAGTGCAGGTGGCCCGCGAGGATGCCGCGCACGTCGCTGCCCCGGATCACGTCGGCGAGCGCGGGCTGGCCGCGCAGCTCGAGGATGTCGAAGAACGGGATGTGGCACGGCAGCGGCGGATGGTGCAGCGCGAGCAGCGTGCCGAGCGGGGCGGGCTCGGCGAGCACCTCCCGCAGCCAGTCGAGCTGGCCGGCGTCGATCTCGCCGTGATGCCAGCCCGGCACGCTCGAGTCGAGCGCGACGAACCGCAGGCCGCCGAGGTCGTGCACCGAGGTGACGGGCTCCTCGGTCGCGTCGAGGCCGAGCAGGTCGCGGCGCAGGGCGGGCCGCTCGTCGTGGTTGCCGGCGACCCACACGACGGGGGTGCCGAGGCGCTCGGCGACGGGGTCCACGGCGGCGCGCAGCGCGGCGTAGGCCTCGGGCTCGCCGAGGTCGGTGAGGTCGCCCGTGAACACGAGGGCGTCGGGGCGCACGCCCGTGCGCTCCACCGCGGCGAGCGTCGCGGCCAGGCCCGCGGCGACGTCGTAGCGCCCGCCGAGGCGCGCATCGCCCGCGAGCAGATGCGTGTCGCTGACGTGCACGATGACCCGGCGCGCGGGCGGATGGATACCGAACTGCGGCAGCATAGCCACAGCTTAGGGACTCCGCGGACGGCGCACGGATCGCCCATATGGCGAAGGACGGTGTGCACGATTCAGGAAGAACGGCCGCCCCGCCCGCCTGCGCAGCCTCAGGCGCGCGGATCTCCTGAGTTGTGAACCGCTCGTCGGCGGAACGAGCCGGGGAGCGAGGCGACGGAGGGCGTAACGGCCGAGAGGCGGAACCGCCGCGGGGCGGCCCCGCCGCGGTTCAGAGCC contains:
- a CDS encoding isopenicillin N synthase family dioxygenase codes for the protein MPELNLPVLDLSLLDQGEDAAARFRDELRAATHDVGFFYLTGTGVTPELEGRLLEAAHTFFALPEEEKLSIENVTSPHFRGYTRVGGERTQGKVDWREQIDIGPEREAVTDPGAPDFARLIGPNLWPAAQPGLRAVVEEWQDHLKGVARTLLRAWALSLGAPESYFDDHFGEPSTLLKIVRYPGKEEPSQGVGAHKDSGVLTLLWVEPGKGGLQVERDGAWVDAPPVPGAFVVNIGEMLEYATGGYLIATNHRVISPRFPDERISVPFFFNPALDARLPLIELPAELAAQARGVTQDPSNPIHGLYGENALKSRLRAHPDVAERWHADLLAARV
- the rpsO gene encoding 30S ribosomal protein S15, which gives rise to MALESEVKKAIIEEYATHPGDTGSPEVQVAMLTQRIKDLTEHLKEHKHDHHSRRGLFLLVGQRRRLLGYLQDIDIERYRSLIERLGLRR
- a CDS encoding DUF167 domain-containing protein, encoding MQFSVRVKPGSRKGPLVEEDADGLVVHVRERAVDGAANDGVVKALAAHFGVAPRDVAILRGHASRHKRIEVAE
- a CDS encoding MFS transporter, translating into MSESPRERRAPRLRLRRDHLIDLRPFRVSPAFTRLWIGSTLAGLGGQLTLVAVMLHVFDLTGDTFAVSMIAVAGLVPMIIAGLYGGMLADAFDRRVVALIAASITFASTLLLAVLAWTGGETVWWLYALSVVNSAANSIVGATKSAITPRLIPRDLLPAAAALQGITVGIMVMAGPALAGVLVAYTGYAWTYTIDVVLMLSLFLGLWTLPTIRPEGEIVRPGLESLRDGIAFLRRAPNIRMQYVLDIIAMTFGHPIALFPAIGAVLLGGGAITVGVLTASIAAGAFLSSLFSGPIGRVRRHGVGIERAIQAFGVATALFGLVLVAAQLGWFSPEVVDEHHPDLVLIAVAAVFLAATGAADNVSAIYRSTMMQAAVPDTMRGRLQGVFMVVVAGGPRVGALYAGALATVTTLWFPPLLGGFVIVGLVGVLVRLNPRFRAYDAEHPEP
- a CDS encoding YceI family protein, whose amino-acid sequence is MTETLTIPGYRPGTWVLDPAHSEVGFSVRHMMISKVRGVFAVKSATIEAPENPLEAKVTASVDVASVDTKDAGRDEHLRSADFFDAENHPTLDFASTGVRHEGGDFLVDGDLTIRGITKPVTFTVEFGGFGTDPWGNLKAGATATAVVNREDFGLTWNAALEAGGVLVGKDVTITLDLQGALQA
- a CDS encoding FKBP-type peptidyl-prolyl cis-trans isomerase, with amino-acid sequence MSDNRTKPEIDAPTGPAPTELVIRDIVEGTGAEAAPGDTVTVHYVGVEHDSGEEFDSSWGRGETIQFPLRGLIQGWQDGIPGMKEGGRRELVIPPHLAYGPAGGHFLGGKTLIFVIDLVKVG
- a CDS encoding PrsW family intramembrane metalloprotease, whose product is MEYASPLAQPAPAATAPITTAPVAPPPGVAAAPAAPRRGRSAPIWLFAVLIVVAVLLIGYFLTFLGPIASGVGMVLALLPLAGVLVAVHIVDRWEPEPMGLVVFAVAWGAIAAVALSLLVDLALMIVLPPSGAFAREAFSTVVQAPVVEEIAKGLGVLLILVFARRSFDGPVDGVVYGALVGAGFAFTENILYFGSTLIEGGVVGATATFFVRGLLSPFAHVMFTAVTGYMVGRAVRSGATPGQAIGPWFVGLAGAIVLHALWNGSAMFGDFFALYITLQMPLFALFIFGIILLRREEARLTRHRLGEYAQAGWFTTAEVNLLATPAGRRRAIAWARTLPGDRSGRMKLFIREATALAATRQRAATGRDPRALLEEREHLTRTVAARAALFAPS
- a CDS encoding fumarylacetoacetate hydrolase family protein encodes the protein MRFAHVTLPGHDRPQLVVVDGEDAIAVGPLFRDAPTSLQQLVEGGDAALAAVRDAVGTASVRVALAECVFAPAVAAPPIVLAIGLNYAAHSSELGLKADKAPTVFVLWPNSLAAHEATTRWPRALSDAVDYEAELGVIIGAPARDVSPEDALDHVWGYTVVNDITARDIQFAEAQWSRCKSFDGFTPTGPFVVTADEIPDPQDLHIWAVVDGQTVQDATTGQMIRSVATLVSHLSQSATLLPGTLISTGSPGGAGYSRDPQIFLRDRSTVTVGIDGIGELTTHCRIID
- a CDS encoding DUF4190 domain-containing protein yields the protein MSDPQNANPTPPPYEGATPPPPAYGSAPQYPVAPPAADPYGQGAYPAGPANPGKTLGIVAFILSFFLQLIAVILGIVALVQSRKAGQKNGFAVAAIIISIVLMVIGIIIGIVVLTQFMGLANQIVTNCGPGGSGFVEMWGQQVPCDEYDSGY
- a CDS encoding phosphodiesterase, whose product is MLPQFGIHPPARRVIVHVSDTHLLAGDARLGGRYDVAAGLAATLAAVERTGVRPDALVFTGDLTDLGEPEAYAALRAAVDPVAERLGTPVVWVAGNHDERPALRRDLLGLDATEEPVTSVHDLGGLRFVALDSSVPGWHHGEIDAGQLDWLREVLAEPAPLGTLLALHHPPLPCHIPFFDILELRGQPALADVIRGSDVRGILAGHLHYSTSGTFAGVPVSVAAATCYTMNLQRPADEVGGMDAGQSFHLVHVYDDVVTHAVVPVVEAETATTFTPEWTRRMAALTPEQRLEAFSRKR